TTGATGCTTGTTCTGAACGACCATGAGTTTCTTCGCGCCGTTGATTTTGTGAGAAATCATTATGGCATCAACCTTGAAAAGAAGTACGCCCTTGTTCAGGCGAGGCTGGCCCTTGATATTGAACATAAGGGGTATCCGTCGTTCCGAAAGTATTTTGACGAGGTCTTTTCCAACCCGCACGGCGTCGAAGCCCAGTCCATGATCGATAAGATATCGACAAATCATACATTTTTCTTCCGCGAAAATTTTTGTTTCGAACATATGAGGGACGCGGCCGTTCCCGCCCTTGTCGACAGCGGTGTGAAGCATCTCTCTATCTGGAGCGCCGCGGCCTCCACGGGACAGGAATGCTATTCCATCGCGATGGTTCTCGACGATCTGCTGGAGGACCGTTACAGTGGCGTTTCTTTTTCGATACTCGGCACCGACATAAATACCGAGGTGCTGAGAAGGGCGGCCGCGGGCGTATATACCAGGGCCGAGATACAGAAGATACCGCCGCATTTTCAAAAACGCTATTGCCGGAGACGCCAGGACGGTGATTATGAGATCGTTCCCAAATTGAGGTCGCTCGTCTCATGGAGGAGGATCAATCTGGCGGAACCGTTTAAAGGAGTTTTCCGCTGTCATCTTCTTTTCTGCCGCAATGTAATGATCTATTTTGACGCCGAGGCGAAAGCCGCGCTGGTGAGGCGGCTCTACCATGTCGTTGCCGACGGCGGTTACCTCTATCTCGGAAGCGCCGAGACTATCGACCGGGAACGGAAATATTTTACTTACGTATCCCCTTCGGTATTCTCGCGCAACAGGGGGACCGGCTGTGAACGCTGACGTAATAAGGGTCTTTATTCTTGAACGTTCTCCCCGAATGATGATAAAGCTGCTCTCTTTTTTTGAGAGCAAGCTTGATGTCGAAGTCGTCGAGGCTAATCAAAATGTCGACGCGTTTCTCGACGAAGCGCGGCGCTTTGAGATGAAGGGACTGATGGACAAGCTGCGCCCGGAGGTCATCGTAGTCGACCTTTGCGAGCCGGTGAAAAACGATCTCGTTATTTTGGCAAAGATAAAGGAGATGGCCTTTGTCCCCGTCATCGCTTTCAGTACGCTTGAGCTGCCGCGCAGAGATGTCTCTGAAATGGGATTTTATTCTCTCGTCCGGCGGCCCTCCCTCGATGATGAGCAAGATGAAAGGACGGCTTTTAATAAGCTCCTTTATCATATCCGCAACGCCTCGTTTTTTAATGATCAGTCATTGAAGAAAGCCGGCCAGGCAAGGAAAACGCTTACTTCCCCCCCTGCGGCCGCCCCCGCGCCCGGCGCGGTCCGCCTTATCGCGATCGGAGCTTCCACCGGCGGGACCGAGGCTTTGATAAAGCTCGTTTCCGCGTTCCCGGAAAATATGCCCTGTATAGCCATCGTCCAGCACATCACGAGGGGGTTTTCCGGCATTTTTGCCGAACATTTGGCGAGGCGCTCTCTTCTGCGCGCGCGCGTGGCTTTTGATGGAGCGCCGTTATGTCCAAATGTGATCTATGTCGCGGCCGACGACACGCATTTGACGGTCGAGCGCTGCGGCGCGCAGTTTGTATTCCGCTGCTTGCCGGGCGAAAAGGTCTCAGGGCATCGCCCGTCCGTGGACGTACTTTTCAATTCCGTCGCCGGTCAGGTAGGGCGCGCCGCGATCGGAGTCATTCTCACCGGTATGGGCAAAGACGGGGCGGAGGGGCTGCTTGCTATGCGCAGGGCGGGGGCATTTACTATCGGGCAGGATGAAGCCAGTTCGCTTATATATGGTATGCCGAAGGTCGCCTTTAATCTTGGAGCGGTGGAAAAACAGCTCCCCTTGAATAGTATCGCCGCGGGAATTGTGGGAAAAATACGAAATGAAAAGCAGTAATTTTGCCGTTGTTTAGTATATAATAAACAACGGCATTATTTTTTCCAAAATTTTGTAAATTGGTCGTTAAGCCGGTCTGAGGTTTCTGGGGGGATATTATGCATAAATATAATATGCTGATCGCCGATGACTCCGATTTTAATAGAGCTATACTGCGCAAGATATTTTCCGCGGAGTACCAGATAGCGGAGGCAAGCGACGGCGTTGAGGCGCTCGCTTATATAAAAAGCCACGGCGGCGAGCTGAGCGTCGTGCTGTTGGATATCCTTATGCCTAACTTTGACGGTTTCGGGGTCCTGCGGTCGATGTCCCAGCTGAAGCTGATCGACGCGATACCGGTAGTCATCATCACCGCCTATGGCAATCCCAACAATGAGGAGCGCTGCCTCGAGATGGGGGCCTGCGACATCATTAATAAGCCTTTCAGCGCCGGCACTATCACCAGGCGTGTCCGCAATGTCGTTCAGGCGCATCAGCACCGGGATAAGCTTAAAAAGCTGGCTCGCGACCTGTCCGTCAGGCTCCAGCGCAGTTTCTCCAACATAGTCGACACGCTTTCCACCATCATTGAAAACCGAAATCTTGAATCCGGCCAGCATATCACGAGGACACGGCTCTACACAAAGGTCCTGCTGAAAGAGCTGGCGGCGTCCAATCCATCCTACGGATTGGACAGCGCCGCGATAGAGACCATCTCGAGCGCCGCGGCGCTGCACGATGTCGGCAAGATCGTGATCCCCGACGCCATTTTGAATAAACCCGGCAGGCTGACGGCCGAGGAGTTTGACGTTATGAAAAAGCATGCCGCCGAGGGCGGCGTCATCGTAAAGCATCTGGGTGACGGACAACATGAAGATTATCTCAGTTACGCCTATGAGATAGCGTTTTGCCATCACGAACGCTGGGACGGCAAAGGGTATCCGCGCGGGCTGCGCGGCGACGATATCCCGCTCTGCGCCCAGGTCACCGGCATCGTCGACGTCTATGACGCGCTTACCACCAGAAGGGTCTACAAGCCGGCATATACGCATGAGAAAGCCATCGGGATGATCATGAACGGCGAGTGCGGAGCGTTCTCGGATGATATACTGCGCTGTTTTATGAAGGCGTCGCCCGAGCTCAGGCGGCTGGCCGGCGAATACAGCGACGACGCGGCGGCGGAGCTTTCTCCGACCGGCTCCGAGGGCTGCGGCCGGCGGCCGGCGGAGGAGAGCGAGGTCCCGCGGGAAAAAAGCAGCCCGTTTTATGAGTTCCTCCGTGATTGCGGGGAACTGTTTTTTATCGCCGACCTCGAAAGCGGGCGGATCTATTGCAGCAATCGCGGCATAAAGGAGTTTCCCAGTGAATTTACTGTCTCCTTTTCGGAGCTTATGGATTCCGCGGCTCTGAACGTCCACCATGACGACTGCTATAAGTTCAGAAAACAGGTCATGCTCATTGAAAGCGGCATCGAATGCGGCGGCATCGATTTCAGGTGGCGCGCCGCCGACGATGTTTACAGGGTGATCCATGAGGAGGCGCACCTGTATAGAGACATGGAGGGCAACGAGAGGTACGCGATAGGATTGTTGAGCGCGGCCGGGCAGCAGCGGCGGTGAAGAGCGTTGATATCATGCAAAGGTGGAAAAGCGAATGAATAAGATCCTGATCGTAGACGACGCCGCTTTTATGCGCAGCGTCATCAGGGGAATCCTCGAAAAGGGCGGCTATGATGATTTTTGCGAGGCGGAGGACGGAGACGTCGCTTTCTCCCGCTATAGGGAATATGCGCCGGATCTTACCATCCTCGACATCACGATGCCGCGGCAGGACGGAATAGAGACGCTGAGGCAGATCATCGGTTTTGACGCGGCGGCCCGCGTCGTCATGTGTTCGGCCATCGGTCAGGAGCCGCAGATAGTCAAGGCCATCAATCTTGGCGCGAAAGATTATATCGTCAAGCCTTTTCGCCCCGACAATATGCTGCGCGTCGTAGACCGCTACCTGAGAGAGGGCGGAGATGCGTAACGAAGACGGGCGCGGGGCTATTGCTATGAGCGATCATCAGAACGACGTCCTGAGGGAGATGGGCAACATCGGCTCGGGGCACGTGTTGACGGCTCTTTCGCAGATGACGAAAAGGGAATTTTCCATCTCCGCCCCCGACGCTGAGTTCCTGGACTATGAGGAGCTGCCGGCGAAGATGGGCGACGCGGAGGACGCCCGGGCCGCCGTGACCGTCGACCTTTCCGGCGATATCGAGGGCATCTTCATGTTCATCGCCGACCGGTCTCTGGCGGACGCGCTGCTCTCCTCACTCGGAGTCGGCTTGGCCGCGCCGGAGTTTTTCTATGAAATGGAGCCGATGCAGCGCTCGGCGCTGCTGGAGGTCGGCAACATCGTCGCCAACTCTTACGTCACGGCGATATGCGGACTGACGGGGCTCTCGGTCTCAAGCTCGGTGCCGGCGATGTCCGTTGACATGCTGGGAGCGCTGCTGAACCTGCCGGTGCTGCGCTATGCCGTCACGGAGTCGCGGATGATTTACATGCGCAGCGCTTTTTGTATAGACGGGGAAGAATTCAACGGGAACGTCGTGCTATTCCCCGACCATCCGTCGCTGGAAAGATTGATGGCAAGCGTTGGGCCGAACTGATGGAAGAGAGGATATATGTGAATATCGCGCAGCGCAGGTCGGCGGCCGCCCCCGCCGTATTCGTCTGCAGCGCGCTGGGGTCATGCATCGCGGTATGTCTTTATGACGCGATGCGGCATATCGGCGGAGTGGCGCACATACTGCTGCCGAACGCTCCGGTCCCGCTGAAGGGCGCCAACCCGGACAAGTTTGCCGACCGCGGCATCGCTGGACTTGTGGAAGACATGGCGGCGATCGGGGCGGAAAAACGGAAGCTGCGCGCCAAGATCGCCGGAGGCGCCTGCCTTTTTGATTTCGGGCAGCACGCCGCGAACGCCGGGGGCCGCGCAGGGACGGAGTTCAGCTTTGCGGCAATTGGCGAGAGGAACGCCGTCGAGGTAAAAAAGGAGCTTTTGAGGCTCGGCATTCCGCTTATAGCCGAGGACGTCGGAGGCAGGTACGGACGCTCGGTCAGTTTCAGCGCCGCCAACGGAGAGCTCCTCATTAAGAGCCTTAAGTACGGCAAGCTGGTAATATGAAGAGAGGAGGCGGCGCGGTGGGATATTTCAGCAGAGATAAGGGAGCCGAGGCGCCAAAGATCAAATGCGCGGAGTTCCTCACCTTTAAATGCGGCGAACAGCGATACGGCATCCCGCTGGCGATGGTCGCGGAGATAACCGCGCTTACGGAGCTTTCCGCCCTTCCGGACGCGACTGGGGAGATCGCCGGCGCGGCGGAGCATAAGGGCGCCGCCTACACGGTCGTGGATATGTCGATGCGGCTGCTCAGAAAGCCGGCCGCGATCTCGGAAAAATCTTGCCTGATCATCCTGCGGGACGGCGGCGGCGCGGCCGGAGCCTGCCTTGTCGACGAGCCGGGGGAGATAGTGGAGATCCCTGAGCGGGATATGGAAAAAGAGGTGTCGCGGGGATTTTACCTTTGCCGCCGCGAGGGCAGAAATATACTCTTGCCCGATAAGAAATTCTTTTTTATTTAAACTTTATTCAAAATATAAATTCCGCGTCCGCGGTAGGGAGGACTCCTCATGAAACATGGCAAAGGAAAATTCAAAGCTTCTACGATAATGACGCTGTGCACGCTTGTGACCTTTGTGCTCGTCGTTCTGGGAATCGCCGGGGCCGTCAACTGTTTCCGAAATTACGAGAATATGACGACATACGTAAACAATCTCACGAAGCTGCGCAACAGCGTTAAAGACTTTCTTTCCCTGTATTATGAACAGCGCAGCAACGTGCAGGTGTTCGCAGTCACCCTCAACCCCAAGTATAGGGCAAAATGGCTCGTGACCAACAAGGAGAGCGGCAGAGACGCGATCGCGAAGGAACTGCGGCTCATTGGCATAACTCCCGAAGAGGAGCGTATGCTCTCGGAGGTGCTGCGCCTCGTTGAGGCGACGGCGCAGGTGCAGCGTGAGGGGCTGCATGTCGACGTGAAAAGGGGGCTGGACCTCTCAAGCGCCGCGATCGTCAACGGCCAGGTTGGCGACAGCGCCGCCTATGACGAACTTACGAGGGCCGTGGGAGCCATTTTTGGCACCGATGCCTATCAGGAAGACCAGGACGCCCTTCTCGGCACCTTCAATAAACTCCAGGATTCGATAATCGCCCGCGTCCTTGATGACTGCGGGCGGGCGCAGCTCGTAATGAGGCAGTCGATCATCTTCCTGATCGCCATCCTCTGCTTCCTGCTCATGATGGTGCTTTTCGTCCATTTCGCCGTGAGAGGCAGGATCATCGCCCCCATGCAGATGCTTGAGGAGCATTTCGGGAAGATATCCAAGGGCGATCTGCACACAAAGGTCTCCCTCGCGGAGGACGGGACTGAGATCGGAGAGCTGGTGGCGGCGGCGAACAGGATGCAGGATATGTTCAGCCGTTATATCAAAGAGGTGGAGACGGTGCTCTACGAACTTTCGCAGGGCAACCTCGGACAGACGGTCAGCGATAATTTTACCGGCGACTTCGTGAAGATACGCGAATCGCTCATAGCGATACTCTCATCCTATAAAGCCAGCTTCGAGGAGATCAACAACGCGGCGTTCGAGGTCTCAAACGGTTCCGAGCAGATCGCGATGAGCTCGCAGACGCTTTCCGAGGGCGCTACCGAACAGGCCAGCACCATTCAGGAGCTTACCGCCAACGTCAACGAGGTCAGCGCGCGGATCAGCGAGACGGCGGAGAACGCCGAGGATGTGAAGAAGGCCGCCGTGGAGATGACCGAGGTCATACAAACTGGCAATCAGTCGCTTTCACAGCTTGCGGGGACGATGAAGGAGCTCAACAAATATTCGTCCGACATCTATAAGATCGTCAAGACGATAGACAATATCGCTTTCCAGACGAACATCCTCGCGCTCAACGCCTCAGTGGAGGCGGCGCGCGCCGAACAGAACGGCGCCAGCTTCTCCGTCGTCGCCGACGAAGTGCGCGCCCTCGCGGCGCAGAGCGCGAAGTCGGCTCAGGCCACGGCGCAGCTGATAGAGGATACGCTCAACGCCATCAAGACGGGCGTGGAAACAGCCGTATCGACGGAAGAGCTGCTGAGCGCCATTGTGGGACGCGCGGAAAACGTGAAGCACAGGGTCATCAAGATAACCGAGGCGATGGAATCGGATTCCGTGGCCGTGCAGCAGGCGCTGGCCAGCCTTGAACAGCTTTCGTCCATCGTGCAGGCCAATTCCGCGAACGCGGAGGAGACCGCCGCCGCTTCGGAAGAGATATCGGCGCAGGCCTCCGCGATGATGGACCTTGTCCGCAGATTCAGTTAAGCGGTTTAGGGAAAGGGCCGCGAAAGGTTGCGCAAATGCCGGAACAGAACGATTTTAACAAAGAATTTCTGGATCTTTTCATCTTTG
The window above is part of the Cloacibacillus evryensis DSM 19522 genome. Proteins encoded here:
- a CDS encoding CheR family methyltransferase, encoding MLVLNDHEFLRAVDFVRNHYGINLEKKYALVQARLALDIEHKGYPSFRKYFDEVFSNPHGVEAQSMIDKISTNHTFFFRENFCFEHMRDAAVPALVDSGVKHLSIWSAAASTGQECYSIAMVLDDLLEDRYSGVSFSILGTDINTEVLRRAAAGVYTRAEIQKIPPHFQKRYCRRRQDGDYEIVPKLRSLVSWRRINLAEPFKGVFRCHLLFCRNVMIYFDAEAKAALVRRLYHVVADGGYLYLGSAETIDRERKYFTYVSPSVFSRNRGTGCER
- a CDS encoding chemotaxis protein CheC produces the protein MRNEDGRGAIAMSDHQNDVLREMGNIGSGHVLTALSQMTKREFSISAPDAEFLDYEELPAKMGDAEDARAAVTVDLSGDIEGIFMFIADRSLADALLSSLGVGLAAPEFFYEMEPMQRSALLEVGNIVANSYVTAICGLTGLSVSSSVPAMSVDMLGALLNLPVLRYAVTESRMIYMRSAFCIDGEEFNGNVVLFPDHPSLERLMASVGPN
- a CDS encoding chemotaxis protein CheW, translated to MGYFSRDKGAEAPKIKCAEFLTFKCGEQRYGIPLAMVAEITALTELSALPDATGEIAGAAEHKGAAYTVVDMSMRLLRKPAAISEKSCLIILRDGGGAAGACLVDEPGEIVEIPERDMEKEVSRGFYLCRREGRNILLPDKKFFFI
- a CDS encoding chemotaxis protein CheB codes for the protein MNADVIRVFILERSPRMMIKLLSFFESKLDVEVVEANQNVDAFLDEARRFEMKGLMDKLRPEVIVVDLCEPVKNDLVILAKIKEMAFVPVIAFSTLELPRRDVSEMGFYSLVRRPSLDDEQDERTAFNKLLYHIRNASFFNDQSLKKAGQARKTLTSPPAAAPAPGAVRLIAIGASTGGTEALIKLVSAFPENMPCIAIVQHITRGFSGIFAEHLARRSLLRARVAFDGAPLCPNVIYVAADDTHLTVERCGAQFVFRCLPGEKVSGHRPSVDVLFNSVAGQVGRAAIGVILTGMGKDGAEGLLAMRRAGAFTIGQDEASSLIYGMPKVAFNLGAVEKQLPLNSIAAGIVGKIRNEKQ
- a CDS encoding chemotaxis protein CheD, whose translation is MEERIYVNIAQRRSAAAPAVFVCSALGSCIAVCLYDAMRHIGGVAHILLPNAPVPLKGANPDKFADRGIAGLVEDMAAIGAEKRKLRAKIAGGACLFDFGQHAANAGGRAGTEFSFAAIGERNAVEVKKELLRLGIPLIAEDVGGRYGRSVSFSAANGELLIKSLKYGKLVI
- a CDS encoding HD domain-containing phosphohydrolase, with protein sequence MHKYNMLIADDSDFNRAILRKIFSAEYQIAEASDGVEALAYIKSHGGELSVVLLDILMPNFDGFGVLRSMSQLKLIDAIPVVIITAYGNPNNEERCLEMGACDIINKPFSAGTITRRVRNVVQAHQHRDKLKKLARDLSVRLQRSFSNIVDTLSTIIENRNLESGQHITRTRLYTKVLLKELAASNPSYGLDSAAIETISSAAALHDVGKIVIPDAILNKPGRLTAEEFDVMKKHAAEGGVIVKHLGDGQHEDYLSYAYEIAFCHHERWDGKGYPRGLRGDDIPLCAQVTGIVDVYDALTTRRVYKPAYTHEKAIGMIMNGECGAFSDDILRCFMKASPELRRLAGEYSDDAAAELSPTGSEGCGRRPAEESEVPREKSSPFYEFLRDCGELFFIADLESGRIYCSNRGIKEFPSEFTVSFSELMDSAALNVHHDDCYKFRKQVMLIESGIECGGIDFRWRAADDVYRVIHEEAHLYRDMEGNERYAIGLLSAAGQQRR
- a CDS encoding methyl-accepting chemotaxis protein, with the protein product MKHGKGKFKASTIMTLCTLVTFVLVVLGIAGAVNCFRNYENMTTYVNNLTKLRNSVKDFLSLYYEQRSNVQVFAVTLNPKYRAKWLVTNKESGRDAIAKELRLIGITPEEERMLSEVLRLVEATAQVQREGLHVDVKRGLDLSSAAIVNGQVGDSAAYDELTRAVGAIFGTDAYQEDQDALLGTFNKLQDSIIARVLDDCGRAQLVMRQSIIFLIAILCFLLMMVLFVHFAVRGRIIAPMQMLEEHFGKISKGDLHTKVSLAEDGTEIGELVAAANRMQDMFSRYIKEVETVLYELSQGNLGQTVSDNFTGDFVKIRESLIAILSSYKASFEEINNAAFEVSNGSEQIAMSSQTLSEGATEQASTIQELTANVNEVSARISETAENAEDVKKAAVEMTEVIQTGNQSLSQLAGTMKELNKYSSDIYKIVKTIDNIAFQTNILALNASVEAARAEQNGASFSVVADEVRALAAQSAKSAQATAQLIEDTLNAIKTGVETAVSTEELLSAIVGRAENVKHRVIKITEAMESDSVAVQQALASLEQLSSIVQANSANAEETAAASEEISAQASAMMDLVRRFS
- a CDS encoding response regulator, with the translated sequence MNKILIVDDAAFMRSVIRGILEKGGYDDFCEAEDGDVAFSRYREYAPDLTILDITMPRQDGIETLRQIIGFDAAARVVMCSAIGQEPQIVKAINLGAKDYIVKPFRPDNMLRVVDRYLREGGDA